A genome region from Anopheles stephensi strain Indian chromosome 2, UCI_ANSTEP_V1.0, whole genome shotgun sequence includes the following:
- the LOC118502422 gene encoding uncharacterized protein LOC118502422 has translation MKVFVGAFVLVGCVLAYGSALSAQGAKVECAGTEGGLSCHGAKIVRNLVRRLARSGKADDALKLFPGVEIVANEDPEERERSLNEVADDDRSMFGRFARYLQNHELKINFGQLVQRGDIQEAIRTAFGAMDQEVIADVAEARKKDKGGLGAIMMMGLMMGKLLAALGFGGVGLLALKALGVSMVALLLSAILGLKKLTEQGDHKGRHNDEHFEVHSENQHGHEGGARKRRSVETETVANQMAYTGWAPLVQ, from the coding sequence ATGAAAGTGTTTGTTGGTGCTTTTGTGTTGGTCGGATGTGTGCTGGCATACGGATCGGCTCTTTCGGCGCAAGGTGCTAAGGTTGAGTGTGCCGGAACCGAGGGTGGTCTATCGTGCCATGGTGCTAAGATTGTGCGTAATCTCGTCCGACGGTTGGCACGGTCGGGAAAAGCGGACGATGCACTGAAACTTTTCCCAGGAGTGGAAATTGTTGCCAACGAAGACCCGGAAGAGCGTGAGCGATCGCTGAACGAAGTGGCGGACGATGATCGCAGCATGTTCGGGCGCTTTGCACGCTATCTGCAGAACCATGAGCTGAAGATCAACTTTGGACAGCTGGTGCAGCGTGGCGACATTCAGGAAGCGATCCGGACGGCTTTCGGTGCGATGGATCAGGAGGTGATTGCTGACGTGGCTGAGGCGCGCAAGAAGGATAAGGGTGGTCTGGGAGCGATCATGATGATGGGTCTGATGATGGGCAAGCTGCTGGCGGCACTCGGATTCGGAGGGGTTGGTCTGCTGGCACTGAAGGCACTCGGCGTGTCGATGGTGGCACTACTGCTGTCTGCCATCCTAGGACTGAAGAAGCTTACCGAGCAAGGTGATCATAAGGGACGGCACAACGATGAGCATTTCGAGGTGCACTCGGAGAATCAGCATGGCCATGAGGGTGGTGCTCGTAAGCGCCGTTCGGTTGAGACGGAAACGGTGGCCAACCAGATGGCTTACACCGGGTGGGCACCGCTCGTTCAGTGA